In Nitrospira sp., one genomic interval encodes:
- a CDS encoding EVE domain-containing protein translates to MAGKRQYWLMKSEPDVFSIDDLARAPRQTTAWDGVRNYQARNFMRSMQVGDQVLFYHSNADPPAVAGLAEVVKTAYPDATQFDKRDPHYDPAVDPARPRWYVVDIRFLRRFEVPLALDFLRKQGALKDMELLRRGSRLSVQPVRESEWQEILRLARGRAGQ, encoded by the coding sequence CTGATGAAATCGGAGCCGGATGTCTTTTCAATCGATGATCTGGCGCGTGCGCCGCGGCAGACTACGGCTTGGGATGGGGTCCGTAACTATCAAGCGCGTAACTTCATGCGGTCGATGCAGGTGGGAGATCAGGTCTTGTTTTATCACAGCAATGCGGATCCGCCCGCCGTGGCCGGGCTGGCTGAAGTGGTGAAGACTGCGTACCCCGATGCGACGCAGTTCGACAAGCGCGATCCCCACTATGATCCGGCCGTCGATCCGGCGCGGCCTCGATGGTATGTAGTCGATATTCGGTTTCTCCGGAGGTTCGAGGTCCCGCTGGCGCTGGATTTTCTGCGTAAACAAGGGGCGTTGAAGGACATGGAACTGCTCCGACGAGGATCGCGGCTTTCCGTGCAGCCGGTGCGCGAGTCGGAATGGCAGGAAATCCTTCGCTTGGCGCGCGGCCGGGCAGGTCAGTAG
- a CDS encoding ImmA/IrrE family metallo-endopeptidase, protein MRIPNKVVLPFGYHITVRQLTDSEMDRRDTNADGIWDNETKTIYIRKRLPVTRRRYILAHELGHAWLDWQHRYLDDGKART, encoded by the coding sequence GTGCGCATACCGAATAAAGTCGTCCTCCCCTTCGGATACCACATCACGGTTCGACAGCTCACGGACTCCGAGATGGACCGGCGAGACACGAACGCCGACGGGATTTGGGACAACGAAACCAAAACCATCTATATCCGCAAACGACTTCCGGTCACGAGACGGCGGTATATCTTGGCCCATGAGTTGGGCCATGCGTGGCTGGATTGGCAACACCGCTATTTGGACGATGGAAAGGCCCGCACGTGA